The window ATTTTATTTTGAGACGGTTGCGTTCAATTTTTTCACACAGTCGCTCCACCCTTTCTGGAGAAAGGGTGAAGTTGTCGTCAACGAACGCTATCCCCCGGTAGCCAAGGTCAAAATAGAGCTGTTCCAGTTCCTGGAAGACGTTTTCAGGTGAACGCGCTCTCCAGGATTTGCCAGAGAAGCGGGAAGAAACACAAAACGTACATTCAAAGGGACATCCTCGGCTGGTGAGGACGCTCATGAGCGGTTCTCCTTCGATCTGGGTCATCCAGTATTTGGAAAGAGGAAGAAGGTCCCAGGCAGGAAAAGGAAGGCGATCAAGATGCTGAAAGGGTTTTCGGGGGTTAGTGCGAACGAGTTGTTCATTTTTAAGGAAAGAAATTCCTGGAACCTCAGCAAGGCTTTTCCCGTTTTCAAGGTATTCCAGAAGTTCCAGAAAGGTTTCTTCTCCTTCACCTCGAATCACCACATCCACGAGTCCAGAGCGCAGTACTTCTTCATCCTGGAAAGTCGGATGATATCCCCCCATGACCACCAGCCGCTTTTTGGCTTTGGCTATCCTTGCGGTTTGAAGCGCAGCATAGATGGTGTTGGTCAGAGCAGAAATTCCCACCACGTCGTAGTGGTCCAGGCGCTTTTCTAAATCCTTGGCTTTTTCGACCTGAAGATCCAAAATGTGGATTTCATGGTGTTTCCGGGCAAGGGAAGCGAGATACGCCAAACCCAGCGGGGGAAGCTTGAGTCCAATATAATGGTATATACCCTGAGGAGGGGGGTAAAGAAGAAGCACTTTCATCCCATGCGTTCCCTCAGTTTTTCGATGATGGCTTCTCCAACTTCCCAAGTGGAAGAAGCAGTGGGGTCATCGGGTGAAGGTTTCAGGTCATAGGTTACTTTTTTCCCTTCTCGAATCACTTCGGCGACTGCCCACTCTAAAAGATCGGCTCTTTCTTTTTCTTGAAGGTATCGGAGCATCATCACTCCCGAAAGAATGGTGGCAATGGGGTTTACTTTTTGGAGACCCCGGTACTTTGGGGCACTGCCATGGGTGGGTTCAAAAACGGCATAGTGGTCTCCAATGTTCCCCCCTGGTGCGACACCCAGTCCACCCACCAAACCTGCTCCCAGGTCTGACACCACGTCACCATAGAGGTTTGGAAGTACCAGAACATCATACAGTTCCGGTTTTTGTACCAGTTGCATGCACATATTATCCACGATTCGATCTTCAAAAACAATGTCCGGGTAATGCTGGGCCACGCTGCGAGCCACTTCCAGGAATAAGCCATCAGAATATTTCATGATGTTTGCCTTGTGCACCGCAGTTACCTTTTTTCGCCCGTTTTTTCGGGCATACTCAAAAGCAAAGCGCACAATTCGATCAGTACCATAGACTGAGATGGGTTTAAGGCTGATTCCAGAATCGGGGCGGATTTTTCCCTTACCCATTTTTTCGATTACTCCAATAAGTTCCAGCGTTTCTGGTTTTCCTTTCTCAAACTCCACACCAGCATAAAGGTCTTCGGTGTTTTCCCGGATAATGACGATATCAACGTAGCTATAGCGCGAACGAACACCGGGATAGACCTTGCATGGTCGTACACAGGCATAGAGATCCAGTTCTTTGCGTAGAGCTACGTTCACACTGCGGAATCCGGTCCCCACTGGGGTAGTAATCGGCCCTTTCAGAGCCACTCGATTGCGTTTAATGGAGTCAAGCACTCCCTGGGGGAGCGGTGTGCCATATTTTTCGATGACATCTGCTCCAGCTTCCTGGATTTCCCACTCAATGTCGATGCCGGTGGCTTCAATCACTTTTCGAGCGACCTCCACAATTTCTGGTCCTGTTCCATCTCCGGGTATAAGAGTGACTCGATGGCTCATGATTTCTCCTCCCCTTTCGTTGTTTAAAGAATGGTTGCGAGGTTGGTTTTAAGGTCTTCCTGTGGTATTTTCCCTGCCTTAGAGTAGGTAATTTTTCCCTTTTTGTCGAAGAAGACGATATGGGGAAGAAAGAAAACCCCAAAGTTTTTACTCACTTCCAGAGTTTCATCCACCACCACAGGAAAGGGAACTCCGTATTCCTGTACGAAATCTGCAATCTCTTTTTTGTTACGAATTCCCACCCCAATCATGACCAAACCTTTTTCTTGATGAGTACCATACATTTCTTTCAAGAAAGGCATTTCGTCTTTACAGTCCCCACAGCGTGGCGAGAAGAACACCAGGATAATGGGACGACCAGCAAATTTTCCCAGGTGAAGAATGTTTCCTTGTAAGTCTTCTAGGGCGAAGTCCTGGTCAAGATACGGATGGAACTGAGCAAAGAAAAATGCAAAAACCACGAGACCAACTGGTAAAAAGAGCGGAAGGAGTTTTTTCATTTTCTACCCTCTTTTTTCAGCTTATTTATCCTGTTTGGATAGTATATTCACTAATGCTTCTTGTTGTCAACGTTAAAGACCTGCGCAACATGGTACAGGCTTTTGGTCAGGTTTTTCTTGGTAAAAATTTTTTCTGCAAGGATTCATAAATATATTGAAAAAGAGGGGGTAAATGCATATACTTCACAAGGACTCCTTTTACGGAGTTACTTTGTGAATGCGGGTGGTTAAAAATCAATGGAAAGAAGGTCCAAAACCCTGGAGAGAATTTTCCCTTTGAGTGAGGAAATAATTGTAGAACTCGCGAATGAGTATGGTACCCCTCTTTTTCTTATTGTTGAAGAGAGAGTAATGCGCAATTATGCGGCCTTTCAAGAGTTTTTTCCAGGAATCGAAATTTTCTATGCTATAAAGGCCAATCCCCATCCGCTGATACTGAAAATCTTAGCCGACTTAGGTTCTTCGTTTGACGTGGCTTCGGCTCAGGAGATTGCCCTTGTTCTGGAACACAATGTTGAGCCGCAGCGAATGATTTTCGCCAACACCATTAAAAGAAAAGAGGCCCTGAGATATGCTCGGGAAAAAGGCGTGGATTTGCTCACCTATGATAATGAAGAAGAGTTGCGGAAAATCAGAACGGTATATCCGGAAGCAAAGTTGATTTTACGGCTGAAAACTCCCTCTCTGGGTAGTCGGATTGACCTTTCCTACAAATTTGGTGCGGAGCCTGAGGAAGCGGTAGCGCTTTTAAAACTGGCAAAAAGTCTTGGTCTTGAAAACGTGGGACTCAGTTTCCATGTTGGTTCTCCTTGTCATAATCCGGAGAATTACCTTCGCTCGCTGGAAATTGTCAGGACAGTCATTCAAGAGGGAAAACGGGAAGGCGTAATGCTTTCGGTGGTCGATATTGGAGGAGGATTTCCTCTTCACACCTATTATGCTGAGGGTGCAGAAGCGAGCATGGAATATATGGGTGAGAAAATCTACCCTCTTTTGCGGTCTTTCCTGGTTTCAGGGTATCGTGTGATTGCTGAACCAGGGAGAAGTCTCATTGGAAATGCCTGTCTTCTGGTCACAAAGGTCATTGGAAAGGCAGTACGCTCGGGGCGCACCTGGTATTACCTCGATGATGGACTGTATGGGACGTTTTCAGCCATTCCTTTTGATAAAGCCAGCTTCGATTTTTATTCTCTGCGGGATTCTGAAGAAGGACAACCCTGCGTTCTGGCTGGTCCAACCTGTGATTCTCTGGATGTCATCGCCGAAGGCGTACACTTACCCTCGCTCATGCTTGATGACCTGATAGTTGTACCGAACATTGGGGCGTATTCGATTGCTTCGGCAACGAATTTTAACGGTTTTGAAAGAGCCAAAGTGGTCCTCGTTTAATATGGTATAATTGAGATACCTCGAGCTGGAGGTGCACGTGAATGCTTCGTGTAGAAAACCTGAAGGTTTCGGTAGAGGATCGCGTAGTTCTTGACGGGGTAACTCTGGAAATTCGAGAAGGAGAAGTGCATGTTCTTCTTGGTCCCAATGGGGTGGGTAAGACCACGCTCCTTATGGCCATTATGGGAGTTCCTGGCTATCAGATTGTGTCAGGACAAATTTTCTTTAATGGTGAGGACATTACTCGCCTTGATATGGAGGAACGAGCCAAAAGGGGGATTGGTATCGCGTTTCAAAAGATGCCCCCGGTACGGGGCATTTCTCTCCGTACCATGGGAGAGGTGATTATAAAGACCCATGGTTTTGATGATCCATCTCTTCTTGAACGTGTAGCCCACCGCTTGGATTGCTCCTATCTCCTTCCACGGGAAGTTGGAGTCGGTTTTTCGGGAGGAGAGGCCAAACGAGCAGAAATTTTCCAACTTCTCTTGCAGCGTCCTCTTTTCTCCATGGTTGATGAACCGGAATCCGGGGTGGACCTTGATAATATTGCCCTGGTGGGGAAAGCGCTGAAAGAACTTTTTGAACGGGAGCAGGTGCGGACAAAGAAGCGGTCGGGTCTGGTTATTACTCATACCGGTTATATTCTGGATTATCTGAACGCTGACCAGGGTCATGTGCTGGTGAATGGTCGAATTGTTTGTAGTGGTAATCCTCGGGATCTTTTTGAAGATATCCGAATGAAAGGATACAGCGAATGTCTGAGGTGTGAACGATGAGTACTGTGGGTGATGTTTTGCGCGCGATCAAAGAAAAAGCCGAAGGAGCACTCATCAAGAAAGCAGTCTTTGGCCCTGATGTGGATCTCTCTCGTTTTTACGAGTGTTCTCCAAAGGAGCAAATTGGTAGTCTGGAAGAAGTATCTTCTCAGCTGAAAGAAGCAGCTCTGTACGCCGGTGTGGAGCTGGAAAGTCCGGGAGCGGGGACCTATCTCCAGGTGGATCGTTCCGCAATCTATGAACGAGTTCTGAAACCTTTCGAGGGAAAACTCGAAATCATGAGTGTCCGTCGGGCTCTGGAACTTTATCCTGAAGTTGTTTCGGAATACTGGTGGAAGCTAATTCCGGTTGACATGGACAAATATACCGCTTTTGCTGAACTCTGTTTCACAGAAGGGTATTTCATTCGGGTTTTTGCACACCAGAAAGTCGATATCCCGCTCCAGGCCTGTCTTTTGGTTTCTGAGAAATCCAGAGTGCAGAGTGTTCATAACCTCGTGATTCTGGAAGAAGGGGCTGAGGCGAACATTATCACCGGATGTGCTTCGGTAAAAGGAAGTGAGGAAGGCGTCCACATCGGGGTGAGCGAGTTCTACCTTGGGAGAGGGAGCCGTCTCACGTTTACCATGATTCATAACTGGGGGGAACAGTTTCACGTTCGTCCTCGGACTGCGATACGCATGGAGGACAATGCTTTCTTTAGCAGTACCTATGTGCTGATGAAGCCGGTGGCTTCTTTACAGACCTTTCCTCGGGCATCTCTGGAAGGGAAAAACGCGAACGCCCAGTTTCAGAGCATCATTTTTGCGAAAGGCCGCTCCTACATCGATATTGGTTCTACCCTCCTTTTAAAGGCGGCAGGATGTCGGGGAAACTCTATTTCCCGGGTCTGTGCCGTGGAGCAGGCGGAAATATACACTCGAGGACGCCTCATCTCCTACCATGACGATACCCAAGCTCACCTTGAATGCAAGGGGATCCTCTTTTCTTCGGAGGCCAAAATTATTTCGATTCCAGAACTGGAGGTTCACGGTGCTCCAAAAGCTCGTCTTTCGCATGAAGCTGCGGTAGGACCTCTGGAAGAGGAAACCATCAACTACCTGCGTGCTCGAGGCCTTAAGAAAGAAGAAGCGTTGTCTCTCCTCACTCGAGGGTTTTTGAGTATCGATCTTCCAGGGATTCCTGCGCTTCTCAAGGGCTACATTGAGGAGATTATCAAGGTCACTTCTCGTGACATCATGTAGAGGTGTTGTGCTTGGGAGTGCAAGCCTATATTCTGATCCAGGTGCAGGCAGGGAAAGCGCAGCACATCAAAAAGGAGTTGGTCCAAAATCCTGCCTTTTTGAGGGTGGATCGGATCATGGGGCCTTTTGATCTCATTGCTCTGGTTGAGGCAGAAAATAACCGGGAAATTGGAGAAACCATATTACGAGATATTCAGTCGTTAAGCGGAGTGAAGAGAACCCTGACTTGTCCGATCATCCCTTGAGAACATGGTAATGAGAGGGAAGAAGAGTATTTCTTCAAAAGGAGAGGAAATCCTTCTTTTCATTGAGCAGTATTCTCGCAAAAATGGCTATCCACCCACAGTGAGAGAGATTGGCGAGGCGGTGGGCTTAGCTTCGTCCTGTAGTGTTCACTACCATCTGCGTAAGCTCGAGGGAAAAGGTTTTATCCGTAGGGACCCGGCCAAACCACGAGCGATTGAGCTGAATGTACATCGGATTGATGCTCGACTGAGTAAAGATATGGTGATTGTCCCGCTGGTGGAAGGTTTTACTTTCAACAAAAGAGGTTTCGATATTGGAGAGGCAAAGAAATTTTTTCTTTTCTCTCGTTCTCTTTTGGGTGAAGAAGGATGTTTCGTGTTAAAGGTTGATGGAGATGGGTTTCGGGCGTGGCATATCCTTGGGGGAGATTATCTGTTCATTAATAAAAAAGAAACAGGTTGTGTGGGGGATTTGGTGTTAGTGTGGGAAGGCGGAAATATTGCGATCCGGAGAATCGGGGAAAAAGGGAAGCTTTTGGCTGATGAAGCTGATGGTTCGGTTTCTTCTTGGAATGTGGCTATGGTAATCGGGAAAATTGTGGGAATATGGAGGAAATTGTAGGAGGTGTTGGAGGTGATCGTGACTAGAGAACTTGTTTTTCCCACCGCAGGGCACGGTGAAGTGGTGAAAATTACAGACAAAGTGGTGGAGCTTTTGGCACAATCTGCGCTCCAACGGGGGATGGTTTTGCTCTTTGTTCCAGGGAACACAGCGATTGTAACGACTCTTGAATTCGAGCCAGGTCTTGTGGCTGATGTCAAAAATGCCTGGGAAAAGCTCGTTCCTTCTACTGGTGAATACGAGCACAATCTTCGCTGGGGGGATGGGAATGGGTATGCTCATGTGCGTTCCAGTTTTGCTGGACCGTCCCTTGTGATTCCCTTTGAGGATGGGAAGCTGATTCTGGGGACCTGGCAGGACATCGTTCTTATCGATTTTGACAATCGTCCCCGAGATCGACGACTCGTTGTCCAGGTCATGGGAGAATAAAATGGGAGAGCAATTTGTCTTTCGCTTACCAAAAGAGATTTATTTTGGTCTCGGTGAAGGAAAAAGGGTGGGGGAACTGATTAAGCGACTGGGAAAAAAGGTGCTTTTCGTCATTGGAAAAAGTTTTGTTCAACGGTATGGAATTCTTGATGAAGTCATGACTTCTCTTGCTGAGTCGTCTTTAGAATGGGTCATCTTTGAGGGGGTTGAGCCTGAACCATCCCTAAAGACCGTTGACCGCGGTGTGAGCCTGGCGTATCGAGAGAATTGTGACTTGGTGCTCTCTGTAGGGGGAGGAAGTGTTCTGGATTGTGGAAAGGCCATAGCCGGCGTTTGTGGGAACGGAGAAAGCGTGGTTCCCTTTTTCGAGGGACAAACCCTGCCCCATCCTGGCATTCCCTGGATAGCTATGCCCACCACGGCAGGCACGGGTTCGGAGATGACCAATAACGCCGTGCTCACCGATTACACCAGAAAGCTCAAAAAAAGTTTTCGGAGTCCCTTTCTCATTGCTACTCTGGTCATCGTTGACCCGCTCTACACTCGTTTCATGAGTCCTTACCTTACCGCGGTAAGCGGTGTTGATGCTCTAATCCAAGCTATTGAAGCATACACCAGTCCCCGGAGAAGCCCTATGACCGATTTTTTGGCTCTGGAAGCGGTGGAAAGACTATGGAGGCATCTACCACTGGCCGTTCAGGATGGTGATAATCTCGAATATCGGAAAGAGATGGCTCTGGGGAGTCTGGTGAGTGCCATGGCCTTTGCCAATGCTTCGTCGGGGCCGATTCATGGTCTGGCGCACATGATTGGTCCTGATTTTGGAATTGTGCATGGAGAAGCCTGCGGTATACTCTTTCCGGCCGTGGTTCGGTTTAATCGAGACGTTTTAGAAAAACGGTATCTCGAGCTTGCTCGGGTTACCGGGAACCAGGGGGTGGAAGAGTGGATAAAGGCGTTTGAGCACCTGATGCAAAGGATTGGTTTACGGACCAGACTTCGGGAGTTTGGTGTTGGGGAGGAAGCACTCATTTCAGTTATTCGACCAGAGCGAATTGGAGCGAGCATCAAGGAGAACCCTCGATCCATGGATACGGAGGACTTGTACTCTATCTTGAAAGAGGTGTACTGAAAGGAGGGATTGCAAGTGGAAATGGTGCGCGAAGATGAGAAGAGCTTTCGGAATGGAGATTGGGGCATCAAATACCTTTTTCGGGGCCCCCGACTTGACTGGGGTGTGGTTTTACTCAAGCCTGGGACCTGCATGGGAGCTCATTACCACCGGGAAGTGGAAGAAACCTTTTTCATCCTGGAAGGGAAGGGGATATTAAAAATCGACGAGTCCGAAATACCGGTGGAACAGGGCATGGCTTTTCGGGTGGAACCGGGGGAAAAACACGATCTCTATACCCTGGAGAATTCTTCTCTAAAAGGCATTTTCATTAAATTTCCCTATTGTCCAGACGACAAGGTCGACTGTTGAAGCATGGAATCACCGCTTGAGCTTCTGGTCTTTTCCCTCTATGACCATCTTAGGCACTGTGACCTCTGCCCACGTTGTTGCGGCGTGAACCGTCTGCGAGGCGAAAAAGGATTCTGTCGAGGAGGGATGTTGCCCAGAATAGCCAGTTTCCATCCCCATTTTGGAGAAGAACCGTTGTTGAGTGGCCGGAAGGGTTCGGGCACCATCTTTTTCACCGGATGCAACATGCACTGTGTGTACTGCCAGAATTACACCATCAGTCAGTTTGACGAAGGAGAAGAAGTTGATTGCGAAACGCTGGCTGCAATTATGCTCACGCTGCAAAAGGAAGGATGTCATAATCTGAATCTGGTGACTCCGACTCATTTTTTACCCCAAATTCTCTGCGCATTGAGTATCGCCAAAAAGGCTGGTTTTTCGCTTCCTTTGGTTTACAATACTGGGGGGTATGAAAGGGTAGAAATTCTCCGTCTTTTAAAAGGTGTGGTTGACATTTACTTACCAGATATGAGATATTCAAGAGAAGAAAGCGGGGTACGGTACTCTCGGGCACTTTTCTACCCGTATTTTAACCGGGAAGCAGTGCGGGAAATGTTTGCCCAAGTTGGGGAAGTGGTGTGTAATGAGGAAAATGTGGCATTGAGAGGGATGGTGGTAAGGATTTTACTTATTCCCTCTCTGGTTGACGAAGCCATGGAGAATTTGCGGTTTCTGGCTGAAAATGTTTCTCGGCGGATTTTTATCACGCTGATGCGGCAGTATCGTCCCATGTATCGGGCTTCGGAATTTCCCGAGCTCGGTGGGCAGATTGATACGGTAACTTATGAGCGAGTGCTTCGATATGGCTTAGAACTTGGCCTGAACAATTTCATCTTGCAGTGAAAGGAGGATGAGAATGGAGGCAGCATTGAGGCAGATTGCTGAGTTTATGGTTATTTCAGCCCGGACTGCCCCAAAATCGGGAGGAAAAGATTTTGTTACGGTTCAAGTGGTGGAGGGAGATTTGTTACAAAAGTTGGGAGAGGCAATGGTACAGTATGGGGAAGAGACGGGAATTCGAGGTTTTATTCGAGACGGGAAAAACGTCTTGGATTCGTCAGCGGTGGTGTTGATTGGGTTAAAGGATGCTCAGGTGATGGGCTTAAATTGTGGGGGATGCGGTTTTGATGCCTGCACGGAACTGGAACCAAAGGAAAAAAGAGAATTTAAAGGTCCGCAGTGTATGTTGCGCCTTCTGGATCTTGGAATTGCTTTGGGATCGGCAGTAAAAACGGCTTCGCTATTTAACGTCGATAATCGTATTATGTACCGTATTGGAGTGATTGCCAGACGTATCGGTCTTACACAGGATGATGTGGTGATGGGAATTCCCCTTGCGGCGAAGGGGAAGAACATTTATTTTGACCGTAAAGATTAGAGGTGCGTGCATGGGTGAGTTCAGGATTCAAGACGTTATTGGATTGATCCTGGCAATTTTAATCGTGGCTATTTTAATCAGTATTATTCTGATTTTGCGCGAGAGTGCTCGGGAGAGAAGGCGGTGGACCAGTGAAGAGGAGGAAGAAGAGGAAGTGGGAAAGAGGCGTTTTCCCTTTCCCCCTCGAGAAGCCACTCGTGGGGCGAGTGAGGTTTCAGGTGAAGCCATACGAGAGGGAAAGTGGGGTGCTTTGCCCCGTCCCCGGGTGACTGAAGAAGAACAAGAAACGGTTGAAGAAGTTGTCAAAGAATATCCCAAGAAAGGGTATCCTGTCCAGGAAGAGACCGAAAAGGAATTAACCCTTAAGGAGAACCAAAGGGTAGGGGAAGAAGTGAGGAAAGGGAAAGAACCGAAACAAGTGGTCATCGAAAGGGCCTTGCGAAAGCTTGAAAACCAGGGGATTGACTTTGGTAAACTCAAATCTCTGGTGACTGAAGAGATGCTCTCTTTTTCGCCTCTCCTCTGGGAAGTGAAAGAGGAGGTTCGCTCAGGAAAAGAATTGGGAGAAATCGTGATTCATACTGTTTTCCGAACCATTCCTGGATATTCTGGGGAGGAAATTGTTGAACGATATCGTTCCGGAGATATATCGATTGTAGAGAAACTGGAAGCACGAATCAGAACTCCCGAGGGGAGAGATTTCCTCGTGGCAACTCTGAGCCTTGAATATTTTCACGTTCCAGAACTGGAACGAGAAATGAAAAGGGGGAGTTTGGAGAAAGAAGAATATGAGCTCTTGCGAGCTTTAAAATTCGTGGATCGGAGCACAAAAAGAGAATTCGCTCGTGCCGTTTACGCTCAGATTATGAGTGAAGACAAAGAGTAGGGCGGTGTTTTTCACTGTTTCATCTCGTAGGGAAAGAAAATTGAGGAACTGGAGAAAGGCGTATTGGGTTGTATTTTTCATTCTCTGGTTCCTTTTCTCTCTTCTCTATTTTCTCGGTTCTGCTCGTTGATTTTGAGTTTCCTTCTGCGATAAGGTTTCCTCAGAGTCATTACTCGCAAGGTCAAAAGTTCTTTGTGCTATAATTTTCTAAGGATTTGTGAGGGGAGGTGGTTTTTTGAAAACATGGTTTGGGCTTCTCGTGGCGATTGTGGCGATTATCCTTGCTTTGGTACTTCTTGCTCAAGTACCTCGTTTGGGTGGTCGGTTGCAAGAGATGGAAACACGACTTTCGGAAGTGGGAAAAAGGGTGGAAGATTTGGACACTACTCTCAAAACGTTTCCGGGTGATTTATCGCAATTGCGTGAGCGGCTTTTGGGTATGGAGGAACAGGTAAAAGCCACTTTGGAGGTTAGCAAGAAGGTGGATTCTCTGGCAACATCGGTGAAGAATCTTGACAATTTTCAGGCAGAGGGGCAAAAGACCATTACTGATGTCCAGAGAAAGTTGGATGAGGTGGAAAAGAGGACAAAAGGTGCGAAAGATATGCTTACTCAAATGGATGACAGGGTTGGGGTTTTGGAGGCGAAAGTTAGACGA of the Atribacterota bacterium genome contains:
- a CDS encoding secondary thiamine-phosphate synthase enzyme YjbQ, with amino-acid sequence MTRELVFPTAGHGEVVKITDKVVELLAQSALQRGMVLLFVPGNTAIVTTLEFEPGLVADVKNAWEKLVPSTGEYEHNLRWGDGNGYAHVRSSFAGPSLVIPFEDGKLILGTWQDIVLIDFDNRPRDRRLVVQVMGE
- a CDS encoding S24 family peptidase; its protein translation is MRGKKSISSKGEEILLFIEQYSRKNGYPPTVREIGEAVGLASSCSVHYHLRKLEGKGFIRRDPAKPRAIELNVHRIDARLSKDMVIVPLVEGFTFNKRGFDIGEAKKFFLFSRSLLGEEGCFVLKVDGDGFRAWHILGGDYLFINKKETGCVGDLVLVWEGGNIAIRRIGEKGKLLADEADGSVSSWNVAMVIGKIVGIWRKL
- a CDS encoding cupin domain-containing protein; translated protein: MVREDEKSFRNGDWGIKYLFRGPRLDWGVVLLKPGTCMGAHYHREVEETFFILEGKGILKIDESEIPVEQGMAFRVEPGEKHDLYTLENSSLKGIFIKFPYCPDDKVDC
- a CDS encoding iron-containing alcohol dehydrogenase, yielding MGEQFVFRLPKEIYFGLGEGKRVGELIKRLGKKVLFVIGKSFVQRYGILDEVMTSLAESSLEWVIFEGVEPEPSLKTVDRGVSLAYRENCDLVLSVGGGSVLDCGKAIAGVCGNGESVVPFFEGQTLPHPGIPWIAMPTTAGTGSEMTNNAVLTDYTRKLKKSFRSPFLIATLVIVDPLYTRFMSPYLTAVSGVDALIQAIEAYTSPRRSPMTDFLALEAVERLWRHLPLAVQDGDNLEYRKEMALGSLVSAMAFANASSGPIHGLAHMIGPDFGIVHGEACGILFPAVVRFNRDVLEKRYLELARVTGNQGVEEWIKAFEHLMQRIGLRTRLREFGVGEEALISVIRPERIGASIKENPRSMDTEDLYSILKEVY
- a CDS encoding type III PLP-dependent enzyme, which produces MERRSKTLERIFPLSEEIIVELANEYGTPLFLIVEERVMRNYAAFQEFFPGIEIFYAIKANPHPLILKILADLGSSFDVASAQEIALVLEHNVEPQRMIFANTIKRKEALRYAREKGVDLLTYDNEEELRKIRTVYPEAKLILRLKTPSLGSRIDLSYKFGAEPEEAVALLKLAKSLGLENVGLSFHVGSPCHNPENYLRSLEIVRTVIQEGKREGVMLSVVDIGGGFPLHTYYAEGAEASMEYMGEKIYPLLRSFLVSGYRVIAEPGRSLIGNACLLVTKVIGKAVRSGRTWYYLDDGLYGTFSAIPFDKASFDFYSLRDSEEGQPCVLAGPTCDSLDVIAEGVHLPSLMLDDLIVVPNIGAYSIASATNFNGFERAKVVLV
- a CDS encoding ABC transporter ATP-binding protein, translated to MLRVENLKVSVEDRVVLDGVTLEIREGEVHVLLGPNGVGKTTLLMAIMGVPGYQIVSGQIFFNGEDITRLDMEERAKRGIGIAFQKMPPVRGISLRTMGEVIIKTHGFDDPSLLERVAHRLDCSYLLPREVGVGFSGGEAKRAEIFQLLLQRPLFSMVDEPESGVDLDNIALVGKALKELFEREQVRTKKRSGLVITHTGYILDYLNADQGHVLVNGRIVCSGNPRDLFEDIRMKGYSECLRCER
- a CDS encoding radical SAM protein is translated as MKVLLLYPPPQGIYHYIGLKLPPLGLAYLASLARKHHEIHILDLQVEKAKDLEKRLDHYDVVGISALTNTIYAALQTARIAKAKKRLVVMGGYHPTFQDEEVLRSGLVDVVIRGEGEETFLELLEYLENGKSLAEVPGISFLKNEQLVRTNPRKPFQHLDRLPFPAWDLLPLSKYWMTQIEGEPLMSVLTSRGCPFECTFCVSSRFSGKSWRARSPENVFQELEQLYFDLGYRGIAFVDDNFTLSPERVERLCEKIERNRLKIKWWCFSRADTIARNESTIKKMVKAGLRMVYLGLESVEKSILDEYRKNLTFEATQKAIDILHKYGVHIWGSFILGSLKDTKETIKKTVEFARNLNLDIVQFSLLTPFPGTRLYDEFVGEKRLLSTNWSLFDGAHSVIKLDTLKPKELRRLLIRAYFEFYRKERFTEVFNFMKKYLVTHIPFLASQREKHYLRKRLNHENSSFSTP
- a CDS encoding Lrp/AsnC ligand binding domain-containing protein, encoding MQAYILIQVQAGKAQHIKKELVQNPAFLRVDRIMGPFDLIALVEAENNREIGETILRDIQSLSGVKRTLTCPIIP
- a CDS encoding radical SAM protein, which codes for MESPLELLVFSLYDHLRHCDLCPRCCGVNRLRGEKGFCRGGMLPRIASFHPHFGEEPLLSGRKGSGTIFFTGCNMHCVYCQNYTISQFDEGEEVDCETLAAIMLTLQKEGCHNLNLVTPTHFLPQILCALSIAKKAGFSLPLVYNTGGYERVEILRLLKGVVDIYLPDMRYSREESGVRYSRALFYPYFNREAVREMFAQVGEVVCNEENVALRGMVVRILLIPSLVDEAMENLRFLAENVSRRIFITLMRQYRPMYRASEFPELGGQIDTVTYERVLRYGLELGLNNFILQ
- a CDS encoding TlpA disulfide reductase family protein; translation: MKKLLPLFLPVGLVVFAFFFAQFHPYLDQDFALEDLQGNILHLGKFAGRPIILVFFSPRCGDCKDEMPFLKEMYGTHQEKGLVMIGVGIRNKKEIADFVQEYGVPFPVVVDETLEVSKNFGVFFLPHIVFFDKKGKITYSKAGKIPQEDLKTNLATIL
- a CDS encoding isocitrate/isopropylmalate dehydrogenase family protein, which produces MSHRVTLIPGDGTGPEIVEVARKVIEATGIDIEWEIQEAGADVIEKYGTPLPQGVLDSIKRNRVALKGPITTPVGTGFRSVNVALRKELDLYACVRPCKVYPGVRSRYSYVDIVIIRENTEDLYAGVEFEKGKPETLELIGVIEKMGKGKIRPDSGISLKPISVYGTDRIVRFAFEYARKNGRKKVTAVHKANIMKYSDGLFLEVARSVAQHYPDIVFEDRIVDNMCMQLVQKPELYDVLVLPNLYGDVVSDLGAGLVGGLGVAPGGNIGDHYAVFEPTHGSAPKYRGLQKVNPIATILSGVMMLRYLQEKERADLLEWAVAEVIREGKKVTYDLKPSPDDPTASSTWEVGEAIIEKLRERMG
- a CDS encoding SufD family Fe-S cluster assembly protein; translated protein: MSTVGDVLRAIKEKAEGALIKKAVFGPDVDLSRFYECSPKEQIGSLEEVSSQLKEAALYAGVELESPGAGTYLQVDRSAIYERVLKPFEGKLEIMSVRRALELYPEVVSEYWWKLIPVDMDKYTAFAELCFTEGYFIRVFAHQKVDIPLQACLLVSEKSRVQSVHNLVILEEGAEANIITGCASVKGSEEGVHIGVSEFYLGRGSRLTFTMIHNWGEQFHVRPRTAIRMEDNAFFSSTYVLMKPVASLQTFPRASLEGKNANAQFQSIIFAKGRSYIDIGSTLLLKAAGCRGNSISRVCAVEQAEIYTRGRLISYHDDTQAHLECKGILFSSEAKIISIPELEVHGAPKARLSHEAAVGPLEEETINYLRARGLKKEEALSLLTRGFLSIDLPGIPALLKGYIEEIIKVTSRDIM
- a CDS encoding DUF2148 domain-containing protein, coding for MEAALRQIAEFMVISARTAPKSGGKDFVTVQVVEGDLLQKLGEAMVQYGEETGIRGFIRDGKNVLDSSAVVLIGLKDAQVMGLNCGGCGFDACTELEPKEKREFKGPQCMLRLLDLGIALGSAVKTASLFNVDNRIMYRIGVIARRIGLTQDDVVMGIPLAAKGKNIYFDRKD